One Vibrio sp. 16 genomic window carries:
- the trpA gene encoding tryptophan synthase subunit alpha, giving the protein MSRYEKMFARLNEKNQGAFVPFVTVCDPNAEQSYKIMETLVESGADALELGIPFSDPLADGPTIQGANIRALDSGATPDICFEQIGKIRGKYPDLPIGLLMYANLVYSRGIENFYKRCAKAGIDSVLIADVPTNESAEFVAAAEKFGIHPIFIAPPTASDETLKQVSELGGGYTYLLSRAGVTGAETKANMPVGHMLDRLNQFDAPPALLGFGISEPAQVKQALESGAAGAISGSAVVKIIESYTEKPDEMLQQLAYFVSSMKAATQK; this is encoded by the coding sequence ATGAGCCGTTATGAGAAGATGTTTGCGCGCCTAAACGAGAAAAACCAAGGCGCATTTGTGCCGTTTGTGACGGTTTGCGATCCAAACGCAGAGCAATCTTACAAAATCATGGAAACGCTTGTTGAGTCTGGCGCCGATGCACTAGAACTTGGCATCCCATTCTCAGATCCACTTGCCGATGGCCCAACGATCCAAGGCGCTAACATTCGTGCATTAGACTCAGGCGCTACGCCAGATATCTGCTTCGAGCAAATTGGTAAGATTCGAGGGAAGTACCCAGATCTTCCAATCGGTCTTTTGATGTACGCAAACCTTGTGTATTCACGTGGCATCGAAAACTTCTACAAGCGCTGTGCAAAAGCGGGCATCGATTCTGTGTTGATTGCAGACGTACCAACCAATGAGAGTGCCGAGTTTGTTGCAGCAGCAGAGAAGTTTGGTATTCATCCGATCTTTATTGCTCCACCAACAGCAAGTGATGAAACACTCAAGCAAGTATCAGAGCTAGGTGGTGGTTACACTTACCTACTCTCTCGTGCAGGGGTTACTGGCGCAGAGACTAAGGCAAACATGCCTGTTGGTCACATGCTAGATAGGCTGAACCAGTTCGATGCGCCACCAGCGCTGCTTGGCTTCGGTATCTCAGAACCAGCACAGGTGAAGCAAGCACTAGAATCTGGTGCCGCTGGTGCAATTTCTGGTTCGGCGGTAGTGAAAATCATTGAATCCTATACAGAAAAACCCGACGAGATGTTACAACAACTCGCATATTTTGTATCTTCCATGAAGGCTGCGACACAGAAGTAA
- a CDS encoding dicarboxylate/amino acid:cation symporter — translation MEVLKEKSLLSNIGVQVVIAMIVGTAVGAFMGDSATMFAPLGAIFINLIKMLVIPLVAVALISGAAGLGNSQSAGKVGVVTLGYFGLTSALAVALALFMGEVFKPGMGIDVSGVEGMFSSEYAAKGELPTFWATITGMIPTNVFQSLNEANILQILVFCMFFGIAISKQAKEKREPIINGVNAIVDAMVWMINKVMIIAPIGVFGLMAEAVGTFGFGALMVVFKLFVVYVAAILIFGFVAYPLMVHIFTKTSAKKFLTAMKKPQAVALSTASSMATLPVTLDTVEHELGVKNSTASFVLPLGATINMSGNAIYYGLVAIFFAQLFNIDLGMGAYIAIIVTSTLGAVGQAGVPGPSFLVVAVLLAAGIPIEGLPLLFALDRIFDMIRTALNITGDAACAVIVDSLIEDEEKEAELQKQQA, via the coding sequence ATGGAAGTGTTAAAAGAAAAGAGTTTGCTAAGCAATATTGGTGTGCAAGTAGTCATTGCCATGATCGTAGGTACTGCCGTTGGTGCCTTCATGGGTGATAGCGCAACCATGTTCGCTCCACTAGGTGCGATCTTCATTAATCTAATCAAAATGCTGGTTATCCCTCTTGTTGCTGTCGCACTTATTTCAGGTGCTGCAGGTCTAGGAAATAGTCAATCTGCTGGTAAAGTTGGTGTTGTAACGCTAGGTTACTTCGGCCTTACTTCTGCGCTAGCTGTCGCCCTTGCTCTATTCATGGGTGAAGTATTTAAACCGGGCATGGGCATCGACGTTTCAGGCGTTGAAGGCATGTTCTCGTCAGAATACGCTGCGAAAGGTGAACTACCTACTTTCTGGGCGACCATCACTGGTATGATCCCAACCAACGTTTTCCAATCACTGAACGAAGCGAATATTCTACAAATTCTGGTTTTCTGTATGTTCTTTGGCATTGCTATCTCTAAGCAAGCAAAAGAAAAGCGCGAGCCGATCATCAATGGCGTTAACGCAATTGTTGATGCGATGGTTTGGATGATCAACAAAGTTATGATCATCGCACCTATCGGTGTATTCGGTCTAATGGCTGAAGCCGTTGGTACGTTTGGTTTTGGTGCCCTAATGGTGGTATTCAAGCTATTCGTTGTCTACGTTGCTGCGATCCTAATCTTCGGTTTTGTTGCTTACCCACTTATGGTTCATATCTTCACTAAGACCTCAGCGAAGAAGTTCCTAACGGCAATGAAGAAGCCACAAGCTGTTGCACTCTCTACCGCTTCTTCTATGGCAACACTACCAGTTACTTTAGACACCGTTGAGCATGAGCTAGGCGTTAAGAACTCTACCGCTTCATTCGTATTGCCACTGGGCGCGACAATCAACATGTCAGGTAACGCAATTTACTACGGCCTAGTTGCTATCTTCTTTGCTCAACTGTTCAACATTGACCTAGGCATGGGCGCATACATCGCGATTATCGTTACTTCTACGCTAGGTGCGGTAGGTCAAGCGGGTGTTCCAGGTCCTTCTTTCCTTGTGGTTGCGGTGCTGCTTGCAGCGGGCATTCCAATCGAAGGCCTACCACTGCTGTTCGCTCTAGACCGTATCTTCGACATGATTCGTACTGCACTTAACATCACGGGCGACGCCGCGTGTGCAGTCATTGTTGATTCTTTGATTGAAGACGAAGAGAAAGAAGCTGAGCTACAAAAGCAACAAGCATAA
- a CDS encoding NACHT domain-containing protein: MKEQITPLLSKEESPILEFKRQWYWDDNTPKDQMSDKWGEFQKDLISLSNAYLGYTGQKRYLIFGFSEEDKEIHNISLDNIKQLKNLNIFKKNLCQRLEKLTKPSLLDFEIKLIDFDGKNLLVFIINPPKYITELKSELKTKSRHLDEGSVLVRKGQKSDEVRIANPDELISLNEEFSKYRSQLPRISKEEGELKIEESIRTIEKTVQIYMDKNTSFSLCERYPIKVKNWKEGIVYEVYRLQDGFSGVREFIYIHESANQGKTLGEIKSKKLVKNLESSIILIDKPNLKDINNRKKNLSKLFGTTHIFFIEEFGYEHLYKDCMLPYEKFNLPIYIDALYDNHEEDDFDLSAIGELNNWYSKDNQPLYVVSGHGGIGKTTLAKQFLDQIYDQEDDPGILFIDSKEIIHELSRNYTRENKISDVYDFYSALMDVDEFDCSRFDKELLKLSIDNGSLLVVLDGIDEVIAKLGDKFDVEKFISSIFDEYSSEQHKTKILITCRDHFWKKVSERILLPQITLKAFNESLANEFFTKKIKNSDKRKITKAMTMADELAVESKQNTSGETEKTYIPFLLDMIGYLINTQDLDISNTKKLESVYLTPDNHTDQLIAQVCQREIVKLESLNVDEQIKLFIRLAASKSNGISIYDIKNEIKNITNKFEQSIIEKIKGHPLVQFSNECFYFRYDVFDVYFKSLLIYNLFKSKDIEKFDIETFRVINGYVKFDNSFTRSVTSKLELNEDLIIFCIELIESVETEEYEKFNQQEIFKSAIVCLLLELLQDGRSTQSNIQTRTEIIEKLFSYKGQIKGLSLVNIFGETTNKPTFDFKGKHLDTCTFNNYEYFWECSFDDNTTSNNSNFNGIDARQGVKYTIPKNLFANSDTSQISHLLDEKEEEASNNKENVLADLMKVFRLFYQRGNFYPRKQEEVRKKLSTISFLQKLINSDVIKDYKDPKKPSMKQYKVDDSYKSVIEYIEQGTPSIELESLVDEFV; this comes from the coding sequence ATGAAAGAACAAATTACCCCTCTCCTTTCCAAAGAGGAATCACCAATATTAGAGTTTAAAAGACAATGGTATTGGGATGATAATACTCCAAAAGATCAGATGTCAGATAAATGGGGAGAATTTCAAAAAGACTTAATCTCCTTGTCTAACGCTTACCTAGGATATACTGGACAAAAAAGATATTTAATTTTTGGATTCTCTGAGGAAGATAAAGAAATACACAATATATCCCTCGACAACATAAAACAGCTAAAAAATTTAAATATTTTCAAAAAAAACCTTTGCCAGCGACTTGAAAAGTTAACTAAGCCATCACTCCTTGACTTCGAAATTAAGTTAATCGATTTTGATGGTAAAAACCTACTAGTATTTATAATTAACCCTCCAAAATATATCACTGAACTTAAGTCAGAGTTAAAAACTAAAAGCCGTCACTTAGATGAAGGCTCCGTATTGGTTCGAAAAGGTCAAAAATCAGATGAAGTAAGGATTGCAAACCCCGATGAACTAATTAGTTTAAATGAAGAGTTCAGTAAATATAGAAGCCAACTCCCTAGAATATCTAAAGAAGAAGGCGAATTAAAAATAGAGGAAAGTATTCGAACAATTGAAAAAACAGTCCAAATATATATGGATAAAAACACTAGTTTTTCACTTTGTGAAAGATATCCAATTAAAGTAAAAAACTGGAAAGAAGGTATTGTATATGAAGTATACAGGTTACAAGATGGATTTTCTGGAGTACGAGAGTTCATTTATATTCACGAGAGTGCTAATCAAGGAAAGACTCTTGGTGAAATTAAGAGCAAAAAATTAGTTAAAAACTTGGAAAGCTCTATTATATTAATAGACAAGCCGAATTTAAAAGATATTAATAATAGAAAGAAAAATCTTTCTAAGCTATTCGGGACAACCCATATATTTTTCATTGAAGAATTTGGTTACGAACATTTATATAAAGACTGTATGCTTCCATATGAGAAGTTTAACTTGCCAATTTACATTGATGCTTTGTATGATAATCATGAAGAAGATGATTTTGATTTATCTGCAATTGGTGAACTTAACAATTGGTACTCTAAAGACAATCAACCATTATATGTAGTGAGTGGTCATGGAGGTATCGGTAAAACTACACTAGCTAAACAGTTTTTAGATCAAATATATGATCAAGAAGATGACCCAGGTATACTTTTCATAGATTCAAAAGAAATAATACATGAGCTATCTAGGAACTATACCAGAGAAAATAAAATATCTGATGTCTATGATTTTTACTCTGCTCTAATGGACGTTGATGAATTTGATTGCTCCCGTTTTGATAAAGAATTACTTAAACTATCTATAGATAACGGTAGCCTATTAGTTGTTTTAGATGGAATAGATGAGGTTATTGCAAAATTAGGTGATAAGTTTGATGTGGAGAAATTTATTAGCTCTATTTTTGACGAGTATTCATCTGAACAACATAAAACAAAGATATTAATTACTTGTCGAGACCACTTTTGGAAAAAAGTTAGTGAAAGAATTCTGCTTCCTCAAATAACACTTAAAGCATTCAATGAAAGTCTTGCGAATGAGTTTTTTACTAAAAAAATAAAAAATTCAGATAAACGAAAGATTACCAAAGCAATGACAATGGCAGACGAACTAGCTGTAGAGTCGAAACAGAATACTTCAGGCGAAACTGAAAAAACGTATATTCCGTTTCTTTTAGATATGATTGGCTATTTAATTAATACACAAGACCTAGATATCTCTAACACAAAAAAGTTAGAAAGTGTGTACTTAACACCTGACAATCATACAGATCAACTCATAGCACAAGTTTGTCAGCGAGAAATAGTTAAACTAGAAAGTTTAAATGTTGATGAACAAATAAAGTTATTTATCAGACTTGCGGCAAGTAAAAGCAATGGGATCAGTATATATGATATAAAAAATGAAATTAAAAATATAACAAACAAATTTGAACAATCTATCATAGAAAAGATAAAGGGACATCCATTAGTTCAATTTAGCAATGAATGCTTTTATTTTAGATATGATGTTTTTGATGTTTATTTCAAGTCACTTTTAATTTATAATTTATTCAAATCAAAAGATATAGAAAAATTTGACATTGAAACTTTCAGAGTAATTAATGGTTATGTTAAATTTGATAATAGTTTTACAAGATCTGTTACGTCAAAACTAGAATTAAATGAAGATCTAATTATTTTTTGCATTGAGTTGATCGAGTCAGTCGAAACTGAAGAGTATGAGAAGTTTAATCAACAAGAGATCTTCAAATCAGCAATTGTATGTTTACTATTAGAACTATTACAAGATGGTAGAAGCACTCAATCTAATATTCAAACCAGAACTGAAATTATTGAAAAGTTATTTTCATACAAAGGTCAGATAAAAGGTTTATCCCTCGTAAACATTTTTGGAGAAACAACTAACAAACCTACTTTTGATTTTAAAGGTAAGCACTTAGATACATGTACCTTTAACAATTATGAATATTTTTGGGAATGTAGTTTTGATGATAATACAACGTCTAATAATTCTAACTTTAATGGAATTGATGCACGACAAGGTGTGAAATATACAATACCCAAAAATCTATTTGCTAACAGCGATACATCACAAATCTCACACCTTCTTGATGAAAAAGAAGAAGAAGCATCTAATAATAAGGAGAATGTGTTAGCTGATTTGATGAAAGTTTTTCGACTATTTTATCAACGTGGTAATTTTTACCCAAGAAAACAAGAAGAAGTTAGAAAAAAACTATCCACAATTAGTTTTTTACAGAAGTTAATTAACAGTGATGTAATAAAAGATTATAAAGACCCCAAAAAACCATCAATGAAACAATATAAAGTAGATGATTCTTATAAAAGTGTTATTGAATATATTGAACAAGGAACTCCATCAATTGAACTTGAATCTTTGGTTGATGAGTTTGTATAA
- a CDS encoding DsbA family protein produces the protein MTKAKLYYVYDPMCSWCWGYKPTWRAVEDALEGKVDIQYLVGGLAADSDQPMPQEMRQQIASYWKKIETLLGTEFNYDFWTSNTPRRSTYPSCRAAIAARKQGKEKEMVDGIQKAYYLQARNPSDDSVLFDVARELGLAMREFEHDYYSNRLEEELQDELRFARGIGGNHFPSLFLQTQEGLLELPIDYHSPESTLSQIQALIK, from the coding sequence ATGACTAAAGCGAAACTCTATTATGTTTATGATCCAATGTGTTCATGGTGCTGGGGGTACAAGCCCACGTGGAGAGCAGTCGAAGATGCACTGGAGGGTAAGGTTGATATTCAGTATTTGGTTGGGGGACTTGCCGCAGATTCTGATCAGCCAATGCCGCAAGAGATGCGACAGCAAATCGCTTCCTATTGGAAGAAAATTGAAACTTTATTAGGCACTGAGTTCAACTACGACTTCTGGACCAGCAACACACCTCGTCGCTCGACATATCCCTCATGTCGCGCCGCCATCGCTGCGCGAAAGCAAGGCAAAGAAAAAGAGATGGTGGACGGCATTCAGAAAGCCTATTACTTGCAGGCGCGAAACCCGAGTGATGACAGCGTTTTGTTTGATGTGGCTCGTGAGCTTGGATTGGCAATGCGTGAGTTTGAACATGACTACTATTCAAATCGGCTAGAAGAAGAGTTGCAAGATGAGCTAAGGTTTGCCCGTGGTATCGGTGGAAACCATTTCCCTTCGTTGTTTTTGCAAACGCAGGAAGGGCTTCTCGAACTGCCTATCGATTACCATTCCCCAGAATCGACGCTTAGTCAGATTCAAGCACTGATAAAATGA
- a CDS encoding porin family protein, translating into MKKTLLALLVMGVSASASADSWLYAGIQGGKSNLESESSTAYGVHVGTGILPLIGLEAGYFNHGSIDLEARNISGSADFTSFYAAAKPSIDFGPLHIYAKGGLNTYNVEFTGDLSSVSDDSGIGLMYGFGAEYNIFPGLTVGASYQSFGFEVDGSGENVDSFTVNATFHFL; encoded by the coding sequence ATGAAAAAAACACTTTTAGCGCTTTTAGTTATGGGCGTATCCGCTTCTGCTTCTGCTGACTCTTGGCTTTATGCGGGTATCCAAGGCGGTAAATCTAACTTGGAAAGTGAAAGCTCAACAGCGTACGGTGTTCATGTTGGTACCGGTATTCTCCCTCTTATTGGTTTAGAAGCAGGCTACTTTAATCACGGCTCTATCGACCTTGAAGCTCGTAATATCAGCGGTAGTGCCGATTTCACGTCTTTTTATGCTGCGGCTAAACCAAGTATCGACTTTGGTCCACTTCATATCTACGCAAAAGGTGGCCTGAACACCTACAACGTAGAGTTTACAGGCGATTTGAGCTCTGTCTCGGATGATTCAGGTATCGGCTTAATGTACGGCTTTGGCGCAGAATACAACATCTTCCCAGGTCTGACAGTAGGCGCGAGTTACCAGTCGTTTGGCTTTGAAGTTGACGGCAGCGGTGAAAACGTTGATAGCTTTACCGTAAACGCAACCTTCCACTTCCTATAA
- a CDS encoding porin family protein, translating into MKKTLLALALIGASATASADSWIYGSASVGQADVGGETASSYNVHVGTGILPFIGLEAGYQTFGEFTNARYDGKDLDLEGSALYFAAKPSIDFGPLHVYAKAGLHSYKLEDSSADFEEDEIDMMYGIGAEYFMAGPISIGASYNVFSLKEDDVKNFSINATFHFL; encoded by the coding sequence ATGAAAAAGACACTTTTAGCACTGGCGCTGATTGGCGCATCAGCAACAGCTTCTGCGGACTCTTGGATTTATGGTAGTGCAAGTGTCGGTCAGGCTGATGTCGGCGGGGAAACCGCTTCTTCTTACAACGTTCACGTAGGAACGGGCATTCTACCGTTTATTGGACTTGAGGCTGGCTATCAAACCTTCGGTGAGTTCACAAATGCACGTTACGATGGCAAAGACTTAGACCTAGAAGGCTCAGCACTTTATTTTGCAGCTAAACCAAGCATCGACTTCGGCCCGCTGCACGTTTACGCCAAAGCGGGTCTGCATTCGTACAAACTTGAAGACAGCAGTGCTGACTTTGAAGAAGACGAAATTGATATGATGTACGGCATTGGCGCGGAGTACTTTATGGCTGGTCCAATTTCTATCGGTGCAAGCTACAATGTATTTTCTTTAAAAGAAGATGATGTGAAGAACTTCTCGATCAACGCGACGTTCCACTTCTTATAA
- the hrpA gene encoding ATP-dependent RNA helicase HrpA, which translates to MLRDRFRLSKRISGASKIKKEASRNAVFDEIALDIAKSMMEAEQRGNAHPTIEYPEILPVSQKRDDIAKAIEENQVVIVAGETGSGKTTQLPKICAELGRGKFGLIGHTQPRRLAARSVANRIAEEMETKLGEFVGYKVRFNDQISENTQIKLMTDGILLAEIQHDRFLNQYDTIIIDEAHERSLNIDFILGYLKELLPRRPDLKVIITSATIDPERFSKHFNNAPIIEVSGRTYPVETRYRPLSGDDDNDRDQLEGIFEAVDELCDEGLGDILIFMNGEREIRDTADALSRRNLKSTEIVPLYARLSAGEQNKIFQPHAGRRIVLATNVAETSLTVPGIKYVIDPGTARISRYSYRTKVQRLPIEPVSQASANQRKGRCGRVEEGICIRLYSEEDFESRPEFTDPEILRTNLASVILQMTALGLGDIQAFPFVEAPDKRNIQDGVRLLEELGAINADAKDPKKRLTSIGRQLARLPIDPRLARMVLESPKYGATKELMIIASALSIQDPRERPSDKQQSSDDKHKRFFHEESDFLTFVNLWDYIQKQQKKLSGNQFRKQCKQDYLNYLRVREWQDVYFQLHQSMREMDFKLNDEPASYQGVHSAILVGLLSHIGMKDQEKNDYQGARNARFHIFPASGLFKKQPKWIMSAELVETSKLWGRIIAKIQPEWIEPLAKHLIKRSYSEPHWSKKRAAVMAYEKVMLYGVPIVPKRLVNYGNIDSTISREIFIRSALVEGEWETKHAFFKQNRKLLQEVEELEHKSRRRDILVDDDELFDFYDQRVGTEVVSGKHFDTWWKKASKENKELLNFEKEMLFKGDASHVTDLDYPNFWYQNNLKLKLSYQFEPGEDSDGVTVHLPLPILNQVEPAGFDWQIPGLRHELVVSLIKSLPKTVRKNFVPAPNYADAFLARATPMEAPLLDSLEKELRRMTGVEVLREDWNMDQIPEHLKVTFRAVDHRSRKLKENKDLHELKESLKDKVQETLSKVADDDIEQQGLHTWSFGELPKVYQQKRGGYDVKAYPAIVDAKDSVEIKLYETEYEQVTAMQAGQRRLILLNVPSPIKYLHSNLPNKSKLGLYFNPYGKVLDLIDDCIACGVDKLIEEQGGLVWEPEKFDALKEHVRAELGDTVVEIAQQVETILTTAFNINKKLKGKIDFTMAFALSDIKAQIEGLIFKGFATECGWKRLPDILRYMRAIERRMEKLPIDPNKDRLHMLKVESVTSDYKELLNKIPKGMVVPENVKEIRWMIEELRVSFFAQQLGTPYPVSDKRVKNAIDAC; encoded by the coding sequence ATGTTGCGTGATCGCTTTCGCTTGAGCAAACGTATTTCTGGCGCAAGCAAAATTAAAAAAGAAGCGTCACGCAACGCCGTGTTTGACGAAATCGCGCTCGATATTGCTAAGTCCATGATGGAAGCTGAGCAGCGCGGCAATGCTCATCCAACAATCGAATACCCAGAAATCCTGCCAGTCAGCCAAAAACGCGACGACATTGCGAAAGCGATCGAAGAAAACCAAGTGGTCATCGTTGCGGGTGAAACCGGCTCAGGTAAAACCACTCAGCTACCAAAAATCTGTGCTGAACTTGGTCGCGGTAAATTCGGTCTGATTGGTCATACTCAACCTCGTCGTCTTGCGGCGCGTTCGGTTGCCAACCGTATTGCCGAAGAGATGGAAACCAAGCTTGGTGAGTTTGTTGGTTACAAGGTTCGATTCAACGATCAGATCTCTGAAAATACCCAAATCAAATTGATGACCGACGGTATCTTGCTGGCTGAAATTCAGCATGACCGCTTCTTGAATCAATACGACACCATCATTATCGATGAAGCGCACGAGCGCAGCCTTAACATCGATTTCATCTTGGGTTACTTGAAAGAGTTGCTGCCACGTCGTCCTGATCTAAAAGTGATCATCACGTCGGCAACCATCGATCCAGAGCGTTTTTCAAAACACTTCAACAACGCACCAATCATTGAGGTGTCAGGTCGAACTTACCCAGTAGAAACGCGTTACCGCCCACTGAGCGGCGATGACGATAACGATCGTGACCAACTTGAAGGTATTTTCGAAGCGGTAGACGAACTGTGCGACGAGGGCTTAGGTGACATCCTGATCTTCATGAACGGTGAGCGTGAAATTCGTGATACCGCGGATGCACTGTCTAGACGCAACCTTAAAAGCACGGAAATTGTGCCGCTTTACGCGCGTTTGTCGGCGGGTGAGCAGAACAAGATTTTCCAACCTCATGCTGGTCGTCGCATTGTACTGGCAACCAACGTAGCCGAAACCTCGTTGACGGTTCCGGGCATCAAGTACGTTATTGACCCGGGTACAGCGCGTATTAGCCGATACAGTTACCGTACCAAGGTTCAGCGTCTTCCAATCGAGCCAGTTTCTCAGGCGAGTGCGAACCAGCGTAAAGGTCGTTGTGGTCGTGTGGAAGAGGGTATCTGTATCCGTCTTTACTCAGAGGAAGATTTTGAGTCACGTCCGGAGTTTACTGATCCTGAGATCCTGCGTACCAACCTAGCATCTGTTATCTTGCAGATGACGGCACTTGGTTTGGGCGACATTCAAGCCTTCCCGTTTGTGGAAGCGCCTGACAAACGCAACATCCAAGACGGTGTGCGTCTTCTAGAAGAGTTAGGTGCAATCAATGCTGATGCTAAAGACCCGAAAAAACGTCTAACTAGCATTGGTCGTCAGCTTGCACGCCTTCCAATCGACCCACGTCTAGCTCGTATGGTATTGGAATCGCCAAAATATGGTGCGACTAAAGAGCTGATGATCATCGCTTCCGCACTCTCAATCCAAGATCCGCGAGAGCGTCCTTCAGACAAACAGCAATCTTCGGATGATAAACACAAGCGTTTCTTCCATGAAGAGTCAGACTTCCTGACGTTTGTGAACTTGTGGGATTACATCCAAAAGCAGCAAAAGAAATTGTCTGGGAACCAGTTCCGCAAGCAATGTAAACAAGATTACTTGAACTACTTGCGTGTACGTGAATGGCAAGACGTCTACTTCCAACTTCACCAGTCTATGCGTGAAATGGACTTCAAGCTCAATGACGAGCCAGCAAGTTATCAAGGTGTGCACTCTGCAATCCTTGTTGGCCTGCTTTCTCACATTGGTATGAAAGACCAAGAGAAAAATGACTACCAAGGGGCGCGCAACGCTCGCTTCCATATATTCCCTGCATCGGGTCTATTCAAGAAACAACCTAAGTGGATCATGTCTGCTGAGTTGGTGGAAACCTCTAAACTTTGGGGCCGTATCATCGCTAAGATTCAACCAGAGTGGATTGAACCGCTAGCGAAGCACCTAATTAAGCGCAGTTACAGCGAACCGCATTGGTCGAAGAAACGCGCCGCGGTCATGGCTTACGAAAAAGTAATGCTTTACGGCGTACCTATCGTACCGAAGCGTTTGGTGAACTATGGCAATATCGATTCGACCATCAGTCGTGAAATCTTCATCCGTAGTGCGCTGGTGGAAGGCGAGTGGGAAACCAAACACGCGTTCTTCAAGCAAAACCGTAAGCTTCTTCAAGAAGTGGAAGAGCTTGAACACAAATCTCGTCGCCGCGACATTTTGGTCGATGACGATGAGCTATTCGATTTCTACGACCAACGCGTTGGTACGGAAGTGGTTTCTGGTAAACACTTCGATACGTGGTGGAAGAAGGCATCGAAAGAGAACAAAGAACTGCTGAACTTTGAAAAAGAGATGCTGTTCAAGGGCGATGCAAGCCACGTTACCGATTTGGATTACCCGAACTTCTGGTATCAAAACAACCTGAAACTGAAGCTGAGCTATCAATTTGAACCGGGTGAAGATAGTGACGGTGTCACGGTACACTTACCACTGCCGATTCTGAACCAAGTTGAGCCTGCGGGCTTTGACTGGCAGATCCCAGGTCTGCGTCATGAACTTGTGGTGAGCTTGATCAAATCGCTGCCGAAGACAGTACGTAAGAACTTTGTTCCTGCGCCAAACTACGCCGATGCGTTCTTAGCTCGTGCAACACCAATGGAAGCGCCACTGCTTGACTCGTTGGAGAAAGAGCTTCGCCGAATGACGGGTGTAGAAGTTCTGCGCGAAGATTGGAATATGGATCAAATTCCGGAACACTTGAAGGTGACTTTCCGCGCCGTTGACCATAGAAGTCGCAAGCTGAAGGAAAACAAAGACCTTCACGAATTGAAAGAGAGCCTGAAAGATAAAGTTCAAGAAACCCTTTCAAAAGTTGCGGATGACGACATCGAGCAACAAGGTCTGCATACGTGGAGCTTCGGCGAACTGCCGAAGGTATACCAACAAAAACGCGGTGGTTACGACGTTAAAGCGTACCCAGCGATTGTGGATGCCAAAGATAGTGTTGAAATCAAACTGTACGAGACTGAATACGAACAGGTTACGGCAATGCAAGCGGGTCAGCGTCGTCTGATTTTGCTCAATGTGCCTTCGCCAATCAAATACCTGCACTCCAACTTGCCGAATAAATCGAAGTTGGGTCTATACTTTAATCCTTACGGCAAAGTACTTGATTTGATTGATGACTGTATCGCGTGTGGTGTCGATAAGCTGATCGAAGAGCAGGGCGGCTTGGTTTGGGAGCCAGAGAAGTTCGACGCGTTGAAAGAGCACGTACGAGCTGAGCTTGGTGATACGGTGGTGGAAATTGCACAGCAAGTGGAAACCATCCTGACGACGGCTTTCAATATCAATAAGAAGTTGAAAGGTAAGATCGATTTCACCATGGCGTTCGCATTGTCGGACATCAAAGCACAAATCGAAGGATTGATCTTCAAAGGTTTCGCGACAGAATGTGGTTGGAAGCGTCTTCCGGACATTCTGCGCTACATGCGCGCGATTGAGCGTCGTATGGAGAAGCTACCGATCGATCCGAACAAAGACCGTTTGCACATGCTGAAAGTGGAATCCGTGACGAGCGACTACAAAGAGCTGCTCAACAAAATTCCGAAAGGTATGGTGGTTCCTGAGAACGTTAAAGAGATCCGCTGGATGATCGAAGAGCTTCGGGTGAGCTTCTTTGCTCAACAATTGGGTACGCCATATCCAGTGTCTGACAAGCGAGTTAAGAATGCGATTGACGCGTGTTAG